Below is a genomic region from Triticum dicoccoides isolate Atlit2015 ecotype Zavitan chromosome 5A, WEW_v2.0, whole genome shotgun sequence.
TCAGTAAGAGAGAAATGGATGTCAATGGTGCGGTGGAGGCGTCTCACCAGTAATCCCCGCAGGAGCAGGCGCCGTCCTTGAAATGGTGGAACCGCTTGTTGTCCCTGACGATGATCTCGCGGCCGGTCACCTTGGCGATGAGCTTGACGGCGGTGTGGCAGTCCCCGCAGATGCGGAGGTTCTTCATGACCCGCAGCGGCGTGCCGGGCGGGGTACTCACCAGCCCGAACGCGATGGCCAGGCGCTCGCTGTGGTACATGAGGGCGCGCTCTTTGGCGGCCTCGTCGATGTCGTGCAGCACGAAGCGGGTGTCCGGCACGTACCCCGCCGCGCGTATCTCCTCGTGCAGCTCGCGCACCTTCTCGTAGGCCTCCTTCCGCTTGGCCTGCGCCGCGTCCGCGGGCTTTCCTGGTGCCGGCCTCGACGCTCCCTCAAGGACGCGCCGCGCGTCGGCAGGGGCGCCGAGCTTGCAGTACAGCGTGGCGATCCTGTGCACGATGGGCATGGCGATCCCGGAGTACCGGGACGTGGACTTGGCGAGCAAGCGGTGACCTCGTCTGAGGGAGGCCAGCGAGAGCGCGTCAACGTAGCACTGGAGGACCGCGGCCTGCTCTTCCGGCGCGAGTTGGCCCGACGCGCCGGCGCCGCCTCTCCGGGTAAGCATTTCGTCGAGCAGGTTAACTGCTCCCTCGAGGTCGGGCTCTTGGCAGACCCTGCGGAGCTCGTCGCGGTCCAGGCGGCACCGAGTGTCATTGGTCGATACGCTGCCCGCAATAGAAGCGGCGTCGGCGGTCGCATAGCGGAGCAGCGGGCGGCTGTAGCAGCGGGTCTTCGACGTCGTTGCGGCCGGCTGGACGAGGCCTCCTAGAGCAGCGCGGTCGCCGAGGCAGGCGGCGGCGAGGAAAGGGGACGGgtgagaggccgccggcgccgCGAGTCCTGGAGATATTAGCATATCTGCCGGCGACGCGAGTGGCAGGGGAACTTGGTACGCCAAGGAGAAGGGGTAACCGCACGCAGAGTGCGATGGACGGAGGGAGGACGACGAGGGCACACTTGCGGACGAGACAGCAATTCGTGTTTTTCTTAGAATCAGACGTCAATTCGTGTTGAGCCGGTAAGTTTAAGTCCATAGATACAAGGGCCTTTCTAGCTTATGAAGGGGAAACGCTCATGAACTTCGTAAGGGTCATTTGAAGTGAGCTGATGGCACGCTCTCAGCCGCCGTCACGTGTCGCGCGCTCCCGGGCGCTTGATCcggattttttttccagttttttcagctttttacatgatttttttttgttttttcggctTTTCGGCTTTGCGTCGGTCTATCTTAACCTTTGgacaaaattattaaaaaaatgtgCAAAAAAtgcattttgttttttttcttccgtCAGAGGCATGATTTTGCTTTTGTGAgaggccgtgcctctcagaaatgaaaaaaaatatttttatattttttcctttcacgagaggcaaaacaaaaaaaacatgttttcattttttttccttccgcgagaggcacgatgtCATGCCTCTCACAGAAGCAAAACGTGTGGTTGTGTctttttcggaaaggaaaaaatatGCTCCTGGTTCagttttttgtgaaaaaaaagtcGTCAAAACCTATTAACATGGAATCTATATGTCAACACGAGGAATTCAATGGTGAAAACGATTCGAGATTTGGACACGCGATTTAAGAGATCAAATCTTTGGAATAAACAGATCTAGAAAAAAAGGAAAACCTCTCAGGTGCGACAAGCAACGCACATACAGTGCATCATTTGTCTCGACCTGAGAAGATGAGAGTGACTTTTGCGAGGAATGCTCCTTAACCAGTGATTTCGTCTGAAGTGCGATAGCACGTTTTGTCGTTTTAACCTACACTAGCATAggacccatgcgttgcaacgggataaaaGTATTACTCATTCTTGTCCTCATTGTTGACGGTGGCATGATGTCCATCTAATCGTAATGGGTGTGAACATTGCTTAGCGATCAGCTCGGCCATCACACGACACACATGTCACAAAGCCACGCCGGAGCAAtggaatgtttaaaactttaaaattcTAACCTCATCGAACTTGACATGGGGGCAGCCCTGCAAGGGATACTCCTTGCACCACCCCTCACATTTCTACTCGTTTTTACTTCTAGTGTTGATAGTAGGTAATAGGAGGATATCTTAAGTCCCCGAATTGCGACACAAAATAGGATCGATTATAAAATTCAGCATACACACAATAGAGGGAAACTATCAGTATACACAGGATACATATAAAAAACTGGAAGTATATGCAATGCAGAGGATCAAGCTAAATAAAAACATCATTATAGATGATACTGCCAGGCGGGAGGTTAGAATATTGTATGACAATTGACAAAAGAAATTTACCTCCTTCCTATCACTTCAAAAAAAATCCTGTGAATATCATATATTCTGCCTAACAGATAACAAATTAAGTGTAGTTCCAGTAATCAATCACAACATGATAAAAAGTTCATTTCAGGACATATGCATTCATTTGAATTCGTTCTTTTACCACGTGGCATTTTCTCCCAGTATATCCGGTACATGCTTTAGTGTACTACTATTTCTGCCATAGTAACAACTTTGTTATAGCTCCCCAAAACATAGTTCACAAACAGAAAAAAATGGCATGCCTTTTGTGGGAGGTTGCCACTTCTCAATCAGTAGTAACACCACAAAGTCATCTTTTTTTCAACTGTAGCACTGCCAACACCTTTGATGCAGAACATCTTGATGACCAATCTTAATACAAACTATGTATACAATTATAGTAGTTACATGCTATAATTGGTCTCTAGTGATTTGACCCTTTCAGAGAGCTAGTAAACCAGCAAATTTCAGTTAAGCACTCAAGGGACCTATAACAGGTATTTAAATTAAAAATACTCTGACATCTCCTCAGAGAAGTACCATAATTTAGATAGAGCCTGTTGCTGACAGGTTTTGAAGAGAAGACTGGAAGGGAACCATTGGCATCACGGAGCTAGATAGTTGAGGAATTTAACCTTGGGCAAGAGGGGATCCTGTACTCACTGTAAGAAAGCTCCAGCGAGTCTATTTCCTCTGAACACCCCTCATGCCTATGGACGAGCGTTGACTAACTTAGAGAGAAATAACATACATCTAGACAGCGTGTTTGTTGACAGGTTGTGCTAATACGTTTTTGTAGCCTCAGTTTTAGATCTTTTTCCTTCCAAATTTCTTCTCTCATTACCTCGTGTCCGTTGCTCAACGAAGATGCTCAGCTGAGGATCTTTTCACCTTGTTGCTACCTGTTAAATTGGGATGAACGTTTCAGATATGGTGTGGCATTTGCATGTACTGGTTCGGATAAATAATTAGGAATTCGGTGGgccgaacacacacacacacaaatatctTTAAAGTAATTTTCCTTGTAAATAGGCAGGAAGGAGAAACTTACAGTGGGCAGGTTGGGAAGCTTCTCATTCACCATCTTTTCAAGAGCTAGAGCCAACTCCATTGGTAAAATCACAAGATGGGTGCAAGATAGAACACATGAATATTTCACAAGCTATAGGGTTCCACAAAACGAAAGCAACAAATCATATTAAACAACTTGCTACTTTCTTTTCGAGTCCTTCTATATTTGACTGATGACATGTTGAATTCAAAAGGTCATTGGAGAGCAGCTACATAACTAA
It encodes:
- the LOC119303280 gene encoding uncharacterized protein LOC119303280 codes for the protein MLISPGLAAPAASHPSPFLAAACLGDRAALGGLVQPAATTSKTRCYSRPLLRYATADAASIAGSVSTNDTRCRLDRDELRRVCQEPDLEGAVNLLDEMLTRRGGAGASGQLAPEEQAAVLQCYVDALSLASLRRGHRLLAKSTSRYSGIAMPIVHRIATLYCKLGAPADARRVLEGASRPAPGKPADAAQAKRKEAYEKVRELHEEIRAAGYVPDTRFVLHDIDEAAKERALMYHSERLAIAFGLVSTPPGTPLRVMKNLRICGDCHTAVKLIAKVTGREIIVRDNKRFHHFKDGACSCGDYWLLALCKWREQ